TAATTCTATACATTTGTTTGGTTTGGTTGTAACACAGCAATGCGCTTTTCGACCGGCTGCTTGCTGTAATTGATTTCAGTTGATTTCAGTTGATTCCAGACTAGCTAGTTCCGGCATTGTCGGGACTAGTTTTTTATAGCTAAGGCAATTTTTCCGCCGCTCCGGCTTCGCCCTTGTGATTGATGGCTAATGTATATTGCTTTTCAGCGGGCGGAAGGCACATTTGTTTGGTACAGGCCATGTACTTGATAGTAATGGAAACCGAAGTCGGCTTTTCGGATTTGAGTGTAATCGTTTGCGTGAAGGTCGCACCTTTTGCATAGTATGCCAATGTTTCCCCATCCTTTTGTTCCATACCCTTTTCCTGGATCTCATCCACAAACGCAACATTGTCATTCTCCCCGAAAGTGATCTCCGTGGGCAGTCCCATACCGCCGGAAGCCTGCCGGGGATATATGTGGTATGGCGCTTTCACGGTTGCCTGGAGAATAATCCGGTAAGTGAGCGGGGCAGTCTGTTCAGACCTGAACTCCCAGGATACGGGATAACTGTTTTGCGCTACAGCGAAACCCGCCAGGCAGGTAAATAATACAAACAGTGTAATTGATTTCATTTTTTGATCTATCGTGTTACATAAATTTTCCGGCCTTCCACCCGGAACTTCACCAAACCGGAAGACTCAATTGATTTAAGCACCGCAGCGAGCGGTTTTTGCCTGGAGATCCAGCCACCTGACTCCAGGTTGTCCGGAACAGCGTCATCATAAATAATTTCCATATCATACCACCTGGCGATCTTTCGCATGGCTGCTTTAAACGCAATGTTGTTCAATGCGAAATCACCGTTTTTCCAATCGGTGACGTTATCCGTATCCGTTTGCTGTACTGTTATCCGGCCTGCCTTGTTCAGGGCCTGTTCACCAGGTTTGATCCTCCGTTTGATCCCGCCGGCGCTAACGTCAACGGCGCCTTCCAGTAATGTGGTGGTTACGACCGGCTCATCAGGATAGGCGTTGACATTGAAATGTGTACCTACCACTTCGATCTCCTGGCCATTGCTTTGTACGATGAAAGGATGCTGTTTTTCCTTCGCTACTTCAAAATAGGCTTCCCCTTCCAGCTGTACCACACGCTTTCCGTTGCTGATCAGACCGGAGGAAAAGACCAGGCTGGAGGCTGAATTCAGCCAGACGTCCGAGCCGTCCGGAAGGCGGATCTGATACGTTTCTCCCCGGGCGGTCGACAACTTGTTGACTCCCGCGGATGCCCCTTTGGCCCCTTTCACTTCATAAACCAGGCGCCCACCCGGCGACTTGTGGATTACCACGCCGGCTTCTTCGGCCAACTCGCCGTCGGCGGCTTCCGAAAGCCTGATCTTTTTCCCATTCGATAAGGTCAGCGTGGCGCCGGTAGTACCCGCAGGAATATCTACCTGGTTTTCGGCCCGGGCAACCGGGTCAGCAGTCTGCCTGGCCGTGTACAGCGATATTCCGAGGATGATCACACCAACGGCGGCAGCAGCCACCGCCACGCGCGGCCAAAGCCTGATCCGTCCGGCAGCCGGGACCCGGTGTTCCACAATACGGTTGAAAACCTCATCTGCCCTGTCCTCCGGCAGAAATGCCAACGCATCGTCCGCCAGTTCGTTCCAATGTTCCTCCATCCGCTGATCCAATGCAGCTTCCTGGCTGGTATCCAGGATCACCTGCCGGAACTCCTCCAGCTCTTCAGGGCTCATATTGCTGTCCAGGTATGCCCGGTACAGCGAATTCATCCTATTCGTATCCATATAATGAAATTACGGCCTGATCGGCCCATTTCATTTATAGACACCTGAGCCTGGGGGATCGGGGTACATGAAGCCATAAAATTTCAGATTTTTTTGGGACAAGCGGCGATGTGGGGTATTTTGCCCGCGCGGCCAGGAGATGGCCGTATTCCGGTATGGTGCGATGAAACTATATCAACTTTAATATGATTAAAATTGCCGCTATGTCGGCATGGTCTTTAACATAAGACCTGACAGATCTAAGGGCCCGTTTGACGTGGGTTTGAACAGTCAGCGGGGATAAACCCAGGCGTTCCGCCGCTTCTTCGTATTTGAGTCCCTGTTGCTGGCATAATATATAAACTTCCCTTTGCTGCCTGGGCAATGCATCTATGGCCCTGTTCAGCACCTTGCGTACATCCCTGATCAGGATCTCGTCCTCCATATCATTGGTTTCCTCCCGCCAGTCTTTCCCCAAAGCCTTTTCGATCTTCCCCTCCAAAACCATCCGGCGCAGCACATTTAAAGACCGGTGCTTCGTCAGGGTCCTTAAATAGGCCTCGAGGTTGGCGATCTCCAGCACGCGATCCCCCATTAGCCAAAGCTTCAGAAATACTTCCTGGACCATTTCCTCCGCCTCAGACGCTGAATGCAACAACTGCAATGCATAGGTATAGACCTTCCTGCCATAATTATCGTAAATGACACGGAACGCCTGGTGATCCCGTCCGGCCACGCCGGCTAATAATTCCCTTTCATCGTCTGCAGGGAGAAGACCCATAGCTACCTGATTTCGAATAAATGTACAAATTCGCCGGGAATGATAAACAGGTTTTATGGCTGTTCAACATTTCTGATGCGGTTGTATGCATCGTCCGGAAAGCGCATTTGTCCGATCCCGCCGTTTGGGCAACGCCTCAATGTCGAGGACAATCGTTCCCTTGCCTTTTATTTCCTGCGTTACAAGCGCAATCAGGGGCATTTTCTCCTGCTCATTCATTTTTTATTCTCCGTCATAAACACCCACTTCACATCATTTGTATAGGCAAACGGCTTACCAGGCGCCGGCCTGGTCATGCTGCCCACAAGATCTCCGCTACTATTCCGTATTACGCTCAGCGTAATGAAGGTGCATGCACCCTTTTCATAATCAAAACTCACCCCGTCATCGTCATACAAGGTAAACCTGCCCGGGGCTTTCCCATAATGACGAACGATCAGCTGATCT
This genomic stretch from Chitinophaga sp. XS-30 harbors:
- a CDS encoding protein-disulfide reductase DsbD domain-containing protein, giving the protein MKSITLFVLFTCLAGFAVAQNSYPVSWEFRSEQTAPLTYRIILQATVKAPYHIYPRQASGGMGLPTEITFGENDNVAFVDEIQEKGMEQKDGETLAYYAKGATFTQTITLKSEKPTSVSITIKYMACTKQMCLPPAEKQYTLAINHKGEAGAAEKLP
- a CDS encoding FecR domain-containing protein, giving the protein MDTNRMNSLYRAYLDSNMSPEELEEFRQVILDTSQEAALDQRMEEHWNELADDALAFLPEDRADEVFNRIVEHRVPAAGRIRLWPRVAVAAAAVGVIILGISLYTARQTADPVARAENQVDIPAGTTGATLTLSNGKKIRLSEAADGELAEEAGVVIHKSPGGRLVYEVKGAKGASAGVNKLSTARGETYQIRLPDGSDVWLNSASSLVFSSGLISNGKRVVQLEGEAYFEVAKEKQHPFIVQSNGQEIEVVGTHFNVNAYPDEPVVTTTLLEGAVDVSAGGIKRRIKPGEQALNKAGRITVQQTDTDNVTDWKNGDFALNNIAFKAAMRKIARWYDMEIIYDDAVPDNLESGGWISRQKPLAAVLKSIESSGLVKFRVEGRKIYVTR
- a CDS encoding RNA polymerase sigma-70 factor, with product MGLLPADDERELLAGVAGRDHQAFRVIYDNYGRKVYTYALQLLHSASEAEEMVQEVFLKLWLMGDRVLEIANLEAYLRTLTKHRSLNVLRRMVLEGKIEKALGKDWREETNDMEDEILIRDVRKVLNRAIDALPRQQREVYILCQQQGLKYEEAAERLGLSPLTVQTHVKRALRSVRSYVKDHADIAAILIILKLI